One genomic region from Manis pentadactyla isolate mManPen7 chromosome 12, mManPen7.hap1, whole genome shotgun sequence encodes:
- the TBPL1 gene encoding TATA box-binding protein-like 1 isoform X2 — translation MDADSDVALDILITNVVCVFRTRCHLNLRKIALEGANVIYKRDVGKVLMKLRKPRITATIWSSGKIICTGATSEEEAKFGARRLARSLQKLGFQVIFTDFKVVNVLAVCNMPFEIRLPEFTKNNRPHASYEPELHPAVCYRIKSLRATLQIFSTGSITVTGPNVKAVATAVEQIYPFVFESRKEIL, via the exons ATGGATGCAGACAGTGATGTTGCATTGGACATTCTAATTACAAATGTAGTCTGTGTTTTTAGAACAAGATGCCATTTGAACTTAAGGAAGATTGCTTTGGAGGGAGCAAATGTAATTTATAAGCGTGACGTTGGA aaagTATTAATGAAGCTTAGAAAACCTAGAATTACAGCTACAATTTGGTCCTCAGGAAAAATTATTTGCACTGGAGCAACAAG TGAAGAAGAAGCTAAATTTGGTGCCAGACGTTTAGCCCGCAGTCTGCAGAAACTAGGTTTTCAG gtAATATTTACAGATTTTAAGGTTGTTAATGTTTTGGCAGTGTGTAACATGCCATTTGAAATCCGTTTGCCAGAATTCACAAAGAACAATAGACCTCATGCCAG ttATGAACCTGAGCTTCATCCTGCTGTGTGCTATCGGATAAAATCTCTAAGAGCTACATTACAGATTTTTTCAACAGGAAGTATCACAGTAACAG GGCCCAATGTAAAAGCTGTTGCTACTGCTGTGGAACAGATTTACCCATTTGTGTTTGAAAGCAGGAAAGAGATTTTATAA